Genomic segment of Candidatus Cloacimonadota bacterium:
GCCAATTTCCTGTGTGGCAGCCAGAAACACGCCGTTCCGAATAACGCGGTACATCACCGGTTCGCCTTCAAGTGGCGGCTGCCAGTTCAGTTGAACGTGGTCTGTGATGTGATAGGCGCTTAGGTTTTGGGGCGGACCAATGCCTTCGCCAGCGGTGCTGAAGCTCCAGACCGGACCGGGGTAAGTTTCTCCGTCCGCGTGAGCCACCACCTGCCAATAATAAGAAGTCAGCAATCCCAAAGGCTGCGGTGGTGTCCATTGCTGTGAGGCAATCCCTTGCGCCATAAGCTGTAACTCGTCCGGATCGGTGCCCAACCAAACATCGAATGACGAGGCGTTGCTCTGCCACCGCAAATCGGTGGAGGTAGGAATTCCGGTGGTCTGGTCTTCGGGTTGGGGATGCCAGGGTGTGAGGCTGAAGGGTGTGATTTCCAGCCGGAGATTGGGATAGGCCAGGCGCGTGAACAGGTTTTCCGGACCTGGCGGCGGGGAGGCAGGATCGGGATTCAAGGTATTGCTGGCAAATACGATACCTCGCACTTCCGCGGCTTCTGTGCAGATGAAATCGTCAGCGTTGGAACCGAAATCGGGATCGTTTTCATCCACGGCGATCAGCAGGTTGTCGCTGCCATTGTAGTGGAACACCGTGTCCAGATTGATATTCAGCCAACCCTGGCCGGGTATCCCGTTGGAAAACTGATCCTCGGACAGGGTGCCATCGAACACCAGGACCAGACTGTCCAGAGGCACCCAGGCATCCAGTTGTTCGCGTTGGGTGTGCCCCAGATAGAGCTTCCAGACCGCGCTGCTGCCGATAAAATATGTGCTGGGGATATTGTACTGGAAAGAGACAGCGCTCACCTGGCCGGTGAAACCGATATCCGCGGCCCGGTAGAGTTGTTGAGAGTAGCTGTAGCTTACAAAAGGCTCGATGGGCAGATGCTGGTTCAGCAGCGACCCATTGCCGATCTGGATGCTTTCTGCTGTCAGGCAGACGCTTCCAAGCAACAGCAGAAAAAGCCCGATTCGGCGCATTAACTCCCCTTATCCCATACAGTTGGATGTAGCCTGTTGAGGTTTTGGCGGAGCTGTTCGCGCAGCTTGTCCGGATCAGCTTCCCGATAGTTTATGGTATGAGGTCCCTTGATGTAGTCCATGCTCGGTTCCTGTAGCTATTGTAATGCAAAAAACAAGCTTTCCATAAGTTTGCAAGTTGTCAAGGACGAATTGCGCAGATTCACTTTGCTTCATGAACACTGATGCCAAACCATCACTGCCAACCGGAACAGAACTTGCCAAAGCCAGGAGGAAGCGTTATTCTGTTTAATAAAGAGAAGTATGCAACCAAGAACGAGGAAAAATGAGCAGCACCCCCCGCGGCGAACGCCTGATCATCACCTTGCTGGGGAACCGCAACAGCGGCAAGTCCAGCCTCATCAACGCCTTTACGAACCAGGAAATTGCAATCGTTTCCGACACTCCGGGCACCACCACCGACCCGGTGGACAAGCGTTACGAGCTTCTGCCTCTGGGTCCCGTGACCTTTTACGACACGGCTGGCATCGACGATACCGGAGAATTGGGCGCCAAGCGTGTCCAAGCCACTTTCCGTGTGCTTTTCCGCACGGATATCGCGATCTTTGTAAATAACGGCAATCCCTTTTCCGCCAGCGAGTTGGAGTTTCTGCAACGCATTCGCGAAATGAAGGTCCCGGTATTGGTGGCATTAAAAAAAAGCGACCTCCGCCAACCTGCCCCCGCCAATCTGGAATACTGCCGGCAACATGGTCTGGAATGGGTTTCCGTCTCCGCCAGCCAAAAAGAAAACATCCCGGAAGCCAAGGAAAAGCTGATTGCCCTGGCGCCGGCGCATTTGAAAGAGGACCGGCCCCTGGTGAGCGACCTGGTGCGGGCTGGCGAGCGAGTTATTTTGGTGACGCCAATCGACTCCGCTGCCCCGAAAGGCCGGCTGATCCTGCCCCAGGTTCAGGTGCTGCGCGACCTTTTAGACAGCGGCACGGTGCCTGTGGTGGTGAGGGAATTTGAACTGAAGCAGGCCCTGGCCGCCTTGAAAGAGGATCCCGACCTCGTTATCACAGATTCCCAGGCCATCGAACTGGTGGTGCGTGAGTTGCCGCCCAGCGTGAAACTAACCACCTTTTCAATCCTTTTTGCCCGCTACAAGGGCGATTTGGGCATCCTGGCCAACGGCATCCGGCAAATCGACAAACTTAAGGAAGGCGATAGAATCCTGATCGCGGAAGCCTGCTCTCACCACGTTCAGAAGGACGACATAGGCCGGGTGAAGCTGCCCCGCTGGCTGAAGGAATACACCAAAAAGAACCTCATTTTCGAAACCTACGCCGGACACGATTTCCCGCCAAACCTGGAGGAATACGCGCTCTGTGTGCATTGCGGCGCCTGCATGCTCAATCAGGTGGAGATGAACCGCCGTATCGTGGAAGCCCAAAGGCGCGGGGTGCCGATCACAAATTACGGGCTCACCATCGCCAAGGTGCACGGCTATTTCGACCGCGCCATCGCCCCCCTGGGCTTGTAGGGCCCTTAGCCCCATCGGATACGCGACCGGTATGCCTCTTGCCTTATTCCCGCATTTGGTGCGAGCATCATGCGGGAGGCAAGCCAGAAGCAAGGTGGAAAGGGCTCAGAAGGAGCAGGCGGCTACTCAGGTTTTGGGGCCGGCAGGCTGAGGGGCCAGGCTATCTAACTGGTTTGATCCATGGCAAATGAAAATCAGGCTGATATAATAAATGGGGGAGATGCCAGCAACTTTCAGCTTGACAGAATTCAGCCCGGTTCAATCTTTCTAACCAATGGCAAAAGAGGCTGTTCCAACGCGGCCGTTTCGCCTGAAAACAGCTTTGGGAGAGGATTATGCCCAAGAAGATGATTTGGCTTTGGCTGGCACTACTGTGCCTCATGCTGCCTCTATGGGCGGAGGGGGACAGGGATTTCAGCGAGCACAGAGAAATCTGGGTTTCCGGGGAAGAGGAATTCCTGGCGGCAGTGGCGCCCAACACCACCATCCACATGTATTCAATGTTTCTGGAATCTCTCTGTTTCACGGAGGAGCACGCGGACCTCAATCCGGAATACACCGAGTTCGAAGAAGTGTATGACGGCTTTCAACTGGTGATCAAGGACTTGCACAATTTCTCCATTATCGGGGAGCCGGAAACCCGGTCGCAAATCCTGGCCCGGCCGCGTTACGCGAATGTGCTCACCTTCAGGAATTGTGAGGAGATTAACCTGCAGAACCTGAGATGCGGCCACATGGAAGAAGGATATTGCATGGGCGGGGTCTTCAATTTCGA
This window contains:
- a CDS encoding T9SS type A sorting domain-containing protein codes for the protein MRRIGLFLLLLGSVCLTAESIQIGNGSLLNQHLPIEPFVSYSYSQQLYRAADIGFTGQVSAVSFQYNIPSTYFIGSSAVWKLYLGHTQREQLDAWVPLDSLVLVFDGTLSEDQFSNGIPGQGWLNINLDTVFHYNGSDNLLIAVDENDPDFGSNADDFICTEAAEVRGIVFASNTLNPDPASPPPGPENLFTRLAYPNLRLEITPFSLTPWHPQPEDQTTGIPTSTDLRWQSNASSFDVWLGTDPDELQLMAQGIASQQWTPPQPLGLLTSYYWQVVAHADGETYPGPVWSFSTAGEGIGPPQNLSAYHITDHVQLNWQPPLEGEPVMYRVIRNGVFLAATQEIGYQDYEFGPGQVLYYYLLAQNHLGELSDPSNTVTVHIPDIIPNLILQQSFEACSPFSQNIPGWQNLDMDNSPTWSPWPMQGFGEPLAWLVFPPAQLSPPQTGLEAHSGAAMAASFNVQTPPNNDWLITPRLQLGSAPSLNFWARSHTVDYGLERLRVLISTTDADPASFTSLNSGNWLSVPAEWTEYSFDLAAWQGQSVHLAFNCVSWDALALYLDDIVVTGEGGYVPVGEDIAVPDCFKVFPNPARGTFSVETTRKSPFNLALYDLRGRELFSIRNLSSFQSAEHALNLAAGVYFLRLEAEGGSQLKRLAVIK
- the hydF gene encoding [FeFe] hydrogenase H-cluster maturation GTPase HydF, which encodes MSSTPRGERLIITLLGNRNSGKSSLINAFTNQEIAIVSDTPGTTTDPVDKRYELLPLGPVTFYDTAGIDDTGELGAKRVQATFRVLFRTDIAIFVNNGNPFSASELEFLQRIREMKVPVLVALKKSDLRQPAPANLEYCRQHGLEWVSVSASQKENIPEAKEKLIALAPAHLKEDRPLVSDLVRAGERVILVTPIDSAAPKGRLILPQVQVLRDLLDSGTVPVVVREFELKQALAALKEDPDLVITDSQAIELVVRELPPSVKLTTFSILFARYKGDLGILANGIRQIDKLKEGDRILIAEACSHHVQKDDIGRVKLPRWLKEYTKKNLIFETYAGHDFPPNLEEYALCVHCGACMLNQVEMNRRIVEAQRRGVPITNYGLTIAKVHGYFDRAIAPLGL